The following are from one region of the Noviherbaspirillum sedimenti genome:
- the pyrH gene encoding UMP kinase: MTQPAYKRVLLKLSGEALMGDDAYGINRATIESMVADVAEVAKLGVELAIVIGGGNIFRGVAPGAQGMDRATADYMGMLATVMNSLALADAMRQGGITARVMSAIAIEQVVEPYVRPKALQYLEEGKVVVFAAGTGNPFFTTDTAAALRGAEIGAEIVLKATKVDGVYSADPKKDAGAIRYATITFDEAISKHLQVMDATAFALCRDQKLPIKVFSIVKPGALKRVIMGEDEGTLVHL; encoded by the coding sequence ATGACACAACCTGCCTACAAGCGCGTCCTTCTCAAGCTTTCCGGTGAGGCCCTGATGGGCGACGACGCCTACGGCATCAATCGCGCCACCATCGAAAGCATGGTCGCGGATGTGGCGGAAGTGGCAAAGCTCGGGGTGGAACTGGCGATCGTCATCGGCGGCGGTAACATCTTCCGCGGCGTTGCGCCCGGCGCCCAGGGCATGGACCGCGCCACGGCCGATTACATGGGCATGCTGGCGACCGTCATGAATTCGCTGGCGCTGGCCGATGCCATGCGTCAGGGCGGCATCACCGCCCGCGTCATGTCGGCCATCGCCATCGAGCAGGTAGTGGAGCCTTATGTCCGCCCGAAGGCCTTGCAGTATCTGGAAGAGGGCAAGGTGGTCGTGTTCGCCGCCGGCACCGGCAATCCCTTCTTCACGACCGATACCGCTGCCGCCTTGCGCGGCGCCGAGATCGGCGCCGAAATCGTGTTGAAGGCGACCAAGGTCGACGGCGTCTATAGCGCCGACCCGAAAAAGGATGCGGGCGCGATCCGCTATGCCACCATCACTTTCGATGAGGCAATTTCCAAACACTTGCAAGTGATGGACGCCACCGCGTTCGCCTTGTGCCGTGACCAAAAATTGCCGATCAAGGTTTTTTCCATTGTCAAGCCGGGGGCGCTCAAACGCGTCATCATGGGCGAGGACGAAGGAACTCTGGTTCATTTGTAA
- the frr gene encoding ribosome recycling factor: MSTADVKKNADQKMQKSIETLRANLAKVRTGRAHTGILDHIMVDYYGSPTQITQVANVTLVDARTIGVQPWEKKMVGVIEKAIRESDLGFNPSTQGDLIRVPTPALTEERRKEIVKMVKGEAEDAKIAIRNIRRDANESLKKLVKDKICSEDDERRTQEEVQKLTDKFVIEVDKLISDKEKEIMTV; the protein is encoded by the coding sequence ATGAGCACTGCCGACGTCAAGAAAAACGCCGATCAGAAAATGCAGAAGTCGATCGAGACGCTGAGGGCCAACCTGGCCAAGGTGCGTACCGGTCGCGCCCATACCGGCATTCTCGACCATATCATGGTGGATTATTACGGTAGCCCGACGCAGATCACCCAGGTGGCCAATGTCACCCTGGTCGATGCCCGCACCATCGGTGTGCAACCATGGGAAAAGAAAATGGTGGGCGTGATTGAAAAGGCCATTCGCGAGTCCGACCTGGGCTTCAACCCGTCCACCCAGGGCGACCTGATCCGCGTGCCGACCCCGGCCCTGACCGAGGAACGCCGCAAGGAGATCGTCAAGATGGTCAAGGGCGAGGCCGAAGATGCGAAGATCGCCATCCGCAATATCCGCCGCGATGCCAATGAAAGCTTGAAAAAGCTGGTCAAGGACAAGATCTGCTCGGAAGATGACGAGCGCCGCACGCAGGAAGAAGTGCAGAAACTGACCGATAAGTTTGTTATTGAGGTTGATAAACTGATCAGTGACAAAGAAAAAGAAATCATGACCGTGTAA
- the uppS gene encoding polyprenyl diphosphate synthase codes for MTHSSSTQGIPHAAAVPRHIAMIMDGNGRWANKRFLPRVAGHVKGVETVRDVVEACAARGVEYLTLFAFSSENWRRPADEVSFLMKLFVSALEREVAKMHVNGIRLKIVGDMSRFDAKLQKMIAAAERKTEGNSRLTLTICANYGGRWDVLQATGKMIAANPGVTEFTEEMLAPHLSMAYAPEPDLFIRTGGEQRASNFLLWQMAYSELYFSDTFWPDFDAAALDLAIASYQQRERRFGRTSAQVVERKKAS; via the coding sequence ATGACGCATTCGAGTTCCACACAAGGGATTCCCCACGCTGCTGCGGTTCCGCGCCATATTGCCATGATCATGGATGGCAATGGCCGCTGGGCGAACAAGCGTTTCCTGCCCCGCGTCGCCGGCCATGTCAAAGGGGTCGAGACGGTACGCGACGTCGTCGAGGCATGCGCCGCGCGCGGCGTCGAGTATCTGACCCTGTTCGCGTTCAGTTCGGAAAACTGGCGTCGTCCGGCCGATGAAGTGTCGTTCCTGATGAAACTCTTCGTCAGCGCGCTGGAGCGCGAAGTGGCGAAGATGCACGTCAATGGCATCCGCCTGAAGATAGTCGGTGACATGTCGCGCTTCGACGCCAAGCTGCAAAAGATGATCGCTGCCGCCGAGCGCAAGACCGAGGGCAATTCCCGCCTGACCCTGACCATTTGCGCCAACTACGGCGGGCGCTGGGATGTCCTGCAGGCGACCGGCAAGATGATTGCGGCCAATCCCGGGGTTACCGAATTCACCGAAGAAATGCTGGCGCCGCACCTGTCCATGGCGTATGCCCCTGAGCCGGACCTGTTCATCCGCACCGGCGGCGAGCAGCGCGCTTCCAACTTCCTGCTCTGGCAAATGGCGTATTCCGAACTTTACTTTTCCGATACCTTCTGGCCGGATTTCGACGCGGCCGCACTGGATCTGGCGATTGCTTCTTACCAGCAGCGCGAGCGTCGCTTCGGGCGTACCAGCGCCCAGGTGGTGGAGCGCAAGAAAGCCTCCTGA
- a CDS encoding phosphatidate cytidylyltransferase, which yields MLKTRVITALALLALLLLVVYSGSFLAFVVVAALFLGAAMWEALRLFGNRQPLAGAAIWTLAFCLVVYYQKQFAAPLLFAVCAAIWLLRLVPALKFGLPPLDGVRNRLLAGVYCIAILGCFVAILQLYQYSPLYLLSVMAIVWVADIGAYFSGRAFGKRKLAPSISPGKSWEGAFGGWLAVLLLGAASALSPALQGTFPARLQASWGWGGWLAVMSLLVAASVVGDLCESQLKRRAGMKDSSNLLPGHGGVLDRIDALIPVLPLAMLFHSRF from the coding sequence ATGCTGAAAACGCGCGTCATCACGGCGCTGGCCTTGCTTGCGCTGCTTTTGCTTGTCGTCTATTCGGGATCTTTCCTGGCGTTTGTCGTTGTCGCTGCGCTGTTCCTCGGTGCAGCCATGTGGGAGGCCTTGCGCCTGTTCGGCAACCGCCAGCCGCTGGCAGGCGCGGCGATCTGGACGCTGGCATTCTGCCTGGTCGTCTACTATCAAAAGCAGTTTGCGGCGCCGCTGCTGTTCGCCGTCTGCGCGGCAATCTGGCTCTTGCGCCTGGTGCCCGCGCTGAAGTTCGGACTGCCGCCGCTGGACGGCGTGCGCAACCGCCTGCTGGCCGGTGTCTACTGCATCGCCATTTTGGGCTGCTTCGTGGCGATCCTGCAGCTCTACCAGTATTCGCCGCTTTACCTGCTGTCGGTCATGGCGATCGTCTGGGTGGCCGATATCGGCGCCTACTTCTCCGGCCGGGCATTCGGCAAGCGCAAGCTGGCGCCTTCGATTTCACCGGGCAAATCCTGGGAAGGGGCGTTCGGCGGTTGGCTGGCGGTGCTGCTGCTTGGTGCTGCCAGTGCGCTGAGCCCGGCGCTGCAAGGGACATTCCCCGCCCGCTTGCAGGCCAGTTGGGGCTGGGGCGGCTGGCTGGCGGTCATGAGCCTGCTGGTGGCAGCCAGCGTCGTCGGCGATCTGTGCGAGTCGCAATTGAAGCGCCGCGCCGGCATGAAAGACAGCAGTAATCTGTTGCCGGGGCACGGCGGCGTACTTGACCGCATCGATGCCCTGATTCCGGTGTTGCCGCTGGCGATGCTGTTCCATTCGCGGTTTTAA